DNA sequence from the Methylomonas albis genome:
AAATAATCTCAATGATGCCTGTATGCCAGTGAACACCAACGACTCGAAATAACCCGCCAGCAAACTTATACACCTATTCAGGTGGATTAGAGTTGTTTCGATAGCGCCCAATGTTCTGGTGGGAAGAGTGTTCAAGCAAATAAACCCTGATCAACTGGTGCCAAGTTTGCTTAAATTAAGGATTCCAGGCACTTTCATCATTTCACGTTATGAACGAAATTAGCTACGACATCAATAGTCTACTGATCGCCTGCTTGCTGCTGGGGTCAATGGCGCTGGCAATCGAGCTGGGTTATCGGTTGGGTTTACGTATCAAGCCTAAGGTGGACGATAATTTCAAAGGTCATGTCAACTCGATTTCGGGGTCTTTACTCGGTATTCTGGCATTGTTGCTGGGTTTTACCTTTTCGCTGTCCTTGCAGCGCTACGACAGTCGGAGCGAGGCGGTAGTGGACGAAGCCAATGCAATCGGCACTGCGTATTTGCGCGCGCAGCTATTACCGTTGACGGTACGCGAGGATGTGATTGGCTTGATGCGTAACTATGTGGATTTGCGGGTGCGGACCGGCAGCGTCGATCTGACCCAACATGGACAGCGGGAAGCTCTGATCGCCGAGGCCGCAAGGATGCAAGCTATCCTCTGGGACTACGCCCGCCAGGCGAATGAACAGGCGCCGAGTCCGGTGACCACCGGCTTATTTATCCCCGCTCTGAACGATTTGATCGATAATTTTAGCAAGCGTGATGCCGAGCTGAATCGACATGTACCCGAGTTAGTGCTGGCCTTGTTGTACACCACCTTCGTGATGGCCGGTGCGCTCGTCGGCTATACCAATGGTTTGGCAGGACATCGCACATCGTTTGTCACCTACATATTAGTTTGGCTGATTGTAGTGATGGTTTTCATTATTCTGGATTTGGACCGACCTTATCGGGGCGTAATTAGGGTGAACGGGCAGAGTCTGATCGACTTGCAAACCGCTATTCACGCTGAAGGCAAGATAGACAATCGGCATTGACTTCGCCCGTTCTGAACAGCTTGGTTTAGGTCCGCTGTTTCAGCCAATACAGTGCATAGATGCCGGCAATCAAAGAATAAATGCTTAACTCGGTTTTCAGATCGTCAAACTGGTCAGCACTCTTGGTATGAAGTGTGGGCAAGTTACTGGTGGGAATTATGTCTGCGGACAATGGCTGTGACTGAGCGTTAACGCTGCTCGTATTCAGCAAATTCAACATTAAGATGCCGGTTATTATCATTATTTTGCGCATGCTAGGCTCTCCGGTAAGGTATTGTATCGATATAGTAGCGATACAATACCATGTGTGCAAATATTTTTTGCCACCCCGTTTTCGAGTAAGTTTTAGGCTTCTGCTTGCTTGCCCAAACCGCCACAAATAGTCAAGCTGCCAGGCAACTGGTCCAGGGTCGAGGTAAATGCTTAACGAAGGATGCAAGGCAAAAATTGCGCTAGGGTGTTTCGCGCTTCTGATTTTGTTCTTTGTTGACGTAACAGCCAAAGAACGCGCCGACACCGGTCAGCACAAGAAACCGGTACGCAATATGCCGGAAATCGACGCGACAGACGTGGGTACTGTCGATATTGAACAGGAAACCAATATTTTTGCCGCGGCGGCGGTTGCCAATCTCTCGGCCAATTACGGTTTGGCAGCGGGCTGGGATTTGGGGCTGAGTTTGCTGAACGGGCAATTTGTATCCACAGCCGTGCCTTCAGTGCCTTTTCAGCCGGACCTGATGTTAAGCGTGGAAAAACACTGGCTGACGCAAGATAGGCAACTTATCGCCGGCACCCAGAGCGGCCTTGGCCTGCTGGCGCAAACTACCGTATTTATGAGTTTTTCCTACCTGGAATATCAACGACATTTGCCGGACTGGGACACGAATGTCGATACAGGTCTGTATTACGCCAATGCGGCTTTGGCCGGCTTTCAGAGCGTAGGACTGCATGTGAATATAGAAGCGCCGTTGTTCGACAAGCTGCGGATCAATGGCGATTATTTATCCGGCAGCAATGCTTTGGGGGCGGCGACGGTCAAATTGCTTT
Encoded proteins:
- a CDS encoding bestrophin-like domain — encoded protein: MNEISYDINSLLIACLLLGSMALAIELGYRLGLRIKPKVDDNFKGHVNSISGSLLGILALLLGFTFSLSLQRYDSRSEAVVDEANAIGTAYLRAQLLPLTVREDVIGLMRNYVDLRVRTGSVDLTQHGQREALIAEAARMQAILWDYARQANEQAPSPVTTGLFIPALNDLIDNFSKRDAELNRHVPELVLALLYTTFVMAGALVGYTNGLAGHRTSFVTYILVWLIVVMVFIILDLDRPYRGVIRVNGQSLIDLQTAIHAEGKIDNRH